The genomic interval CAAAGCCGTCAGTCAGCAACTCTTCATCTCCCAACCCGCGTTGTCGCACCAGATGCGCAAGCTGCAGGACTGGTTTGAGGAGCCCTTATATCAGCGCACGACCCATGGGATCGAGCCGACCGTCATTGGACGAAGACTGCAACGGATCGGTGAACAGATCGAAGCCCTGATCCAGGAGGCGCGCCTGCTGCGTCAGCATACCCACGATCTGATCCTGGGAAATCTCAAGATCCTCGCAAGCCAAACGAACGCCGAGTTCATTCTGCCTCGCCTCATCAGCGCGTTTCATGAGGCCTATCCTGCCGTGAACGTCGAGTTGACGACGGTCAATAGCCGCGAAGCATGGGCGAACCGGACCGAAGCCGATCTGGTGTTCTTAGAAAACTCGCAGAACGTCTTGAAGCCACCGGCCGAGTGGCAACAAGACCATCTGATCGAGACCGAGATCGTCCTGATCGCGCGACCGGATCATCCCCTCGCGCAGCAGGATGTGGTGGCATTGGACGTTCTGCGCGAAGAGACGATTGTTTGGAGAGAGGAGGGGTCGGGTATACGCGAACACGCCCTGAATGCTCTGCACCAGCGAGGGATCTTCCCCGAGGTGCGCTACGCATTCAGCGGCCTGTCCGCAG from Acidithiobacillus caldus ATCC 51756 carries:
- a CDS encoding LysR family transcriptional regulator, whose translation is MEHLDPELLLTWAKVARAGNLKAVSQQLFISQPALSHQMRKLQDWFEEPLYQRTTHGIEPTVIGRRLQRIGEQIEALIQEARLLRQHTHDLILGNLKILASQTNAEFILPRLISAFHEAYPAVNVELTTVNSREAWANRTEADLVFLENSQNVLKPPAEWQQDHLIETEIVLIARPDHPLAQQDVVALDVLREETIVWREEGSGIREHALNALHQRGIFPEVRYAFSGLSAVRDAVRYGLGVAFASALVSPHQQHDLAVIRLCPAIPHTLSMVYRVQGSVALQAFVRIAHALLISDNIPE